Part of the Candidatus Nanopelagicales bacterium genome is shown below.
GCACTGGACCGCACACCAATGACGATCTAGATGACTCGGCCTACGCCGCTGAACCTTTCCCGGTACCAAGGGCCAAGAAAATCAATAACCTCCACGCCATCAGATGGGTTGGAGGCACTTACCATCTTGCCGTTGCCCACGTACATAGCCACGTGGTGGGCTCCTAAACCGAAATAGAACACCAGATCACCAGGTCGGATATCGCTGACGGGGACGCGTTTGGTTTGGTCCCATTGCGTATAGCTGAGGGGGGTGAGTCCAATTCCAGTTTGTCCCCAAGCTGCCGTGGTCAATTTGGAGCAATCCCAAGAAGTGGGCGGATTGGCGCTGAACGAGTATGGGTCTCCAACTTGGGCGAGTGCGTACTTCACTGCGAGTTGAGCACGTCGACTACCGGTTGCCCCGCCATTGCCTTGTACAGTCGATGATGAGTCCTGACCATTGCGCGAAGTCTGTGCCTTCTGAAGCGATCGGGCGGCGGCAAGACTCTCTGCGCGCTTTTTCCTCTCAATTTGGGCGAGGCGTCGTTGATCCTCCAATTGCAGGCCAGCAAGTACATTCTGGGCTTGAGTAAGGCGAGATTCGAATTCGCTTTGCGCGGCAGCCTTTTCGTTCCGGACATCTTGGGCGATCTTCTTCTGGCCAGCAAGTTCTGCTTGTGTCTGAGCTACGCGAAGTCCGGTTGTTTGCATACGGCGTATTTCATCTACTTGTCGTTGCTGCAGTTGAGCCAATACTGATGCTTGACTCAGGAAAGCAACGGGATCATCGGCCATCAGGACTTGCAGCGTGGAATCTGGTCCTCCACTCATGTAGACATTTCTTGCCATGTCCTCAATTGTCTCGGAAGCCAAGCGAAAATCCCGTTGTTCACGCGCAGCGCGTGCCCCGACAGACTCAATGCGTGCCGAGATGCTTGTGAGGCGCTGTTGGGCTCCTTTTGCGCGCTCGGAAGCTTCTGCCGCCTGCATCTGGAGATCACGCACTTTGGCCTGGACCTGCTCTAAGTTTGCCTCGGGTGCTGCTACAGAACTGGGCAATACCGACACGCATAGACTGAGAGCCATCGCGCCGACTACAACAAATCTCTTAGTGCGCATCAAGCCATGATGCCTTCTGTTCAGAAGTGATTCCGGCGTGGGAAGATCAAGATTCCATCAAGTTCGTTA
Proteins encoded:
- a CDS encoding NlpC/P60 family protein, with product MRTKRFVVVGAMALSLCVSVLPSSVAAPEANLEQVQAKVRDLQMQAAEASERAKGAQQRLTSISARIESVGARAAREQRDFRLASETIEDMARNVYMSGGPDSTLQVLMADDPVAFLSQASVLAQLQQRQVDEIRRMQTTGLRVAQTQAELAGQKKIAQDVRNEKAAAQSEFESRLTQAQNVLAGLQLEDQRRLAQIERKKRAESLAAARSLQKAQTSRNGQDSSSTVQGNGGATGSRRAQLAVKYALAQVGDPYSFSANPPTSWDCSKLTTAAWGQTGIGLTPLSYTQWDQTKRVPVSDIRPGDLVFYFGLGAHHVAMYVGNGKMVSASNPSDGVEVIDFLGPWYRERFSGVGRVI